A region from the Wansuia hejianensis genome encodes:
- a CDS encoding sensor histidine kinase yields MKRSIKKRIAFTFIGLMVLTLVAIGIVHWFFLGNFYFDKKQETLVESWNKINGAGDGDTEITDEFRRFCSVNTLTYAVANANLNYIATNSQDGEGMASRLFGNMLEKEKDNTKILQETDSYQVIKIHDRFVSMDYLELWGILDNGNYYIVRCPVESIEESAALSNQFYMYIGFLMVLASALVIWLISRKIVRPLQELAGISERMADLDFDARYVSGGEDEIGELGNNFNKMSEKLETTISELKSANVKLEKDIAEKTQIDEMRKEFLSNVSHELKTPIALIQGYAEGLKDNISDDPESREFYCDVIIDEASKMNSLVKKLLTLNQLEFGNDQLSMERFDLAELIRGVIQSSQILVEQKNAKIIFNQSAPVHVWGDEFKIEEVVTNYLTNALNHLEEDNVIEITCREDNGVVVTTVFNTGKPIPEEDMGKIWVKFYKVDKARTREYGGSGIGLSIVKAIMDAHQQKCWVKNYKNGVAFSFTLESK; encoded by the coding sequence ATGAAACGCTCAATTAAAAAGCGGATCGCGTTTACTTTTATTGGACTTATGGTGCTTACGCTTGTGGCCATCGGTATTGTACACTGGTTTTTCCTGGGCAATTTTTATTTTGATAAAAAGCAGGAGACCCTTGTTGAAAGCTGGAATAAGATCAATGGCGCCGGAGACGGAGACACGGAGATTACGGATGAATTTCGGAGATTCTGTTCTGTTAATACGCTGACCTATGCGGTTGCCAATGCCAATCTGAATTATATCGCCACTAATTCTCAGGATGGCGAGGGAATGGCCAGCCGCCTGTTCGGCAACATGCTGGAAAAAGAAAAAGATAATACAAAGATTCTTCAGGAGACGGACAGTTACCAGGTGATTAAGATTCACGACCGGTTTGTATCCATGGATTATTTGGAGCTGTGGGGCATTTTGGATAACGGGAATTACTATATTGTCCGTTGCCCGGTAGAAAGTATTGAGGAATCTGCCGCTCTTTCCAACCAGTTTTATATGTACATTGGATTCTTAATGGTTCTGGCCAGTGCGTTGGTGATCTGGCTGATCAGCCGGAAGATTGTGCGGCCTCTCCAGGAGCTGGCCGGGATTTCTGAGCGGATGGCTGATCTGGATTTTGATGCCAGATATGTGAGCGGCGGAGAAGATGAAATAGGAGAGCTGGGGAACAATTTTAATAAAATGTCGGAGAAGCTGGAAACGACGATTTCTGAGCTGAAGAGCGCCAATGTGAAGCTAGAAAAGGATATAGCAGAGAAGACTCAGATCGACGAGATGAGGAAGGAATTTCTTTCAAATGTGTCTCATGAGCTGAAGACACCGATCGCGCTGATCCAGGGGTATGCGGAGGGGCTAAAGGACAATATCAGTGACGATCCGGAGAGCCGTGAGTTTTACTGTGATGTTATAATTGATGAAGCATCGAAGATGAATTCCCTTGTCAAAAAGCTGCTCACGCTGAACCAGCTGGAATTTGGGAACGACCAGCTGTCTATGGAGCGTTTTGACCTGGCCGAGCTGATACGCGGGGTGATACAGTCCTCACAGATCCTTGTGGAACAGAAGAATGCGAAAATCATTTTCAACCAGTCCGCTCCTGTGCATGTCTGGGGGGATGAGTTCAAGATCGAAGAAGTTGTAACTAACTATCTGACCAATGCGCTGAATCATCTGGAAGAGGACAATGTGATAGAGATTACTTGCAGGGAAGATAATGGTGTCGTGGTGACTACTGTCTTTAACACCGGCAAACCGATTCCGGAAGAGGACATGGGAAAAATCTGGGTTAAATTTTATAAAGTGGACAAAGCCAGAACCAGAGAGTATGGCGGAAGCGGAATCGGACTCTCGATCGTAAAGGCGATCATGGACGCCCATCAGCAGAAATGCTGGGTGAAAAATTATAAGAATGGAGTTGCTTTTTCATTCACACTGGAAAGCAAATGA
- a CDS encoding TetR/AcrR family transcriptional regulator C-terminal domain-containing protein, with protein sequence MPDANITKSALASSMKRLMKEKPFTKISVIDICEGCGMNRKSFYYHFKDKYDLVNWIFYTDFIALVSTRDYESGWDLLIAVGELFYRDQEFYRSALRIEGQNSFREYFHESMTPIVSFFIRDVCDADEDQDILLTFFCDAYLSAVVRWLEEGCKMEPEAFVGRLKTMILGLAKKIVEEKV encoded by the coding sequence ATGCCGGATGCTAACATAACCAAAAGTGCTCTAGCGTCTTCCATGAAAAGACTGATGAAAGAAAAGCCTTTTACGAAGATCAGCGTCATCGATATCTGTGAAGGCTGTGGAATGAACCGCAAGAGCTTTTATTATCACTTTAAAGATAAATATGACCTGGTGAATTGGATCTTCTATACGGATTTCATTGCCCTGGTGAGTACCCGTGATTATGAAAGTGGGTGGGATCTGCTGATCGCTGTGGGCGAGCTGTTTTACAGAGACCAGGAATTCTACAGGAGTGCTCTCAGGATTGAAGGACAGAATTCTTTCCGTGAATATTTCCATGAATCCATGACACCGATTGTATCGTTTTTTATCCGTGATGTCTGCGATGCGGACGAGGATCAGGATATTCTGCTCACTTTTTTCTGTGATGCGTATCTGTCTGCGGTGGTCCGGTGGCTGGAGGAAGGCTGCAAGATGGAGCCGGAAGCCTTCGTGGGCCGGCTGAAAACTATGATTCTGGGACTAGCGAAGAAAATCGTAGAGGAAAAAGTATAA
- a CDS encoding PHP domain-containing protein, giving the protein MKFDMHCHTKEGSLDGKVMIEEYIRRLKEMGFGGMLVSDHNSYDGYREWKNSLKGKEYTDFVVLKGVEYDTLDCGHMLVIMPVGMKLRILEMRGLPIAALIKIVHHYGGIIGPAHPYGEKYLSAVTTRERKRKYSKQGNKKLMEQFDFIEIYNACERQEVNVRAAKLALKYGCPGLGGSDAHKLECIGKGWADLPDTIRDENDLIAYIKEKPRIRCGGSFYDSTFRDKLGKWNAFRVDGFFIFNKLGAASKRRKRKKELKRIFPEYKASQKNPEDYTDNPEHFVKIQN; this is encoded by the coding sequence ATGAAATTTGATATGCACTGCCATACAAAAGAAGGCTCTCTGGATGGAAAGGTCATGATTGAAGAATACATCCGGCGGCTGAAGGAGATGGGATTCGGCGGAATGCTGGTATCCGATCATAATTCCTATGACGGATACAGAGAATGGAAGAATTCGCTGAAGGGAAAAGAGTATACGGATTTTGTTGTACTGAAGGGCGTAGAGTATGACACGCTGGACTGTGGGCACATGCTGGTTATCATGCCTGTGGGCATGAAGCTTCGGATTCTGGAGATGAGAGGGCTTCCGATTGCCGCGCTGATTAAAATTGTACATCATTACGGGGGGATCATCGGTCCGGCCCATCCCTATGGGGAAAAATATCTGAGCGCGGTGACCACCCGCGAACGAAAGCGGAAATATTCCAAACAGGGTAACAAAAAGCTGATGGAGCAATTTGACTTCATAGAGATTTACAACGCCTGTGAGAGACAGGAAGTCAATGTGAGAGCCGCGAAGCTGGCCCTGAAATACGGCTGTCCGGGCCTCGGCGGAAGCGATGCCCATAAGCTGGAATGTATCGGCAAGGGCTGGGCGGATCTTCCGGATACTATCCGAGATGAGAACGACCTGATTGCCTATATAAAGGAAAAACCGCGTATACGCTGCGGGGGCTCCTTCTATGACAGCACCTTCCGGGACAAGCTGGGTAAATGGAACGCATTCCGCGTGGATGGTTTTTTCATCTTTAACAAGCTGGGAGCAGCCAGCAAGAGGAGAAAGCGAAAAAAAGAGCTGAAGCGGATATTCCCGGAATATAAGGCGTCCCAGAAGAATCCGGAAGATTATACAGATAATCCGGAACATTTTGTCAAAATCCAGAATTAA
- the rpsF gene encoding 30S ribosomal protein S6, which yields MNKYELALVVSAKLEDEERAAVVEKAKGYITRYNGVITEVEEWGKKRLAYEIQHQREGFYYFIQFEADAACPAEVERHVRIMDNVLRYLIVRKDAE from the coding sequence ATGAACAAGTATGAATTAGCGTTAGTTGTGAGTGCCAAACTGGAAGACGAGGAAAGAGCAGCCGTTGTTGAAAAAGCAAAAGGCTACATCACCCGTTACAATGGCGTAATCACAGAAGTTGAAGAGTGGGGCAAGAAGAGACTTGCTTACGAAATTCAGCATCAGCGCGAAGGCTTCTACTATTTTATTCAGTTTGAAGCAGATGCAGCATGCCCGGCGGAAGTGGAAAGACACGTACGCATCATGGACAATGTGCTGAGATACCTGATCGTCCGTAAAGACGCCGAGTAA
- the rpsR gene encoding 30S ribosomal protein S18 translates to MAFDNNDRDDAPVRKRAPRRRRKVCVFCGKDNTIDYKDVNKLKRYVSERGKILPRRVTGNCAKHQRAITVAVKRARHMAIMPYVDD, encoded by the coding sequence ATGGCATTCGATAATAACGATAGAGACGATGCTCCGGTGAGAAAGAGAGCACCCCGCAGAAGAAGAAAAGTATGTGTATTCTGTGGAAAAGACAATACAATTGATTACAAAGATGTGAATAAGTTAAAGAGATACGTTTCCGAAAGAGGGAAAATCCTTCCCAGAAGAGTGACCGGAAACTGTGCGAAACATCAGAGAGCGATCACAGTTGCAGTGAAACGTGCAAGACATATGGCGATCATGCCTTATGTAGATGATTGA
- a CDS encoding ZIP family metal transporter: protein MDTLLGILIPLVGTSAGAACVFLMKKNLSGIVQKALLGFASGVMVAASVWSLLIPSMDMASDMGKFAWVPAAVGLMLGIVFLLFMDKTVPHLHLDADEPEGNAAKKSLSKTMMMVMAVVLHNIPEGMAVGVVFAGIQAGESNITIAGAYTLALGIAIQNFPEGAIISMPLKSVGLSKGRAFLYGVLSGVVEPLAAIITVLLTGLITPVLPYLLAFAAGAMLYVVVEELIPESAEGAHSNIGTLAFALGFVIMMILDVALG from the coding sequence ATGGATACACTCCTGGGAATCCTTATTCCCCTGGTGGGAACGTCTGCGGGGGCAGCCTGTGTCTTTTTAATGAAGAAGAATCTTTCGGGCATTGTGCAGAAAGCGCTGCTGGGCTTTGCTTCCGGTGTCATGGTGGCGGCGTCTGTCTGGTCGTTGCTGATTCCATCTATGGATATGGCTTCAGATATGGGGAAATTTGCCTGGGTTCCTGCGGCTGTCGGATTGATGCTGGGCATCGTTTTTCTGCTGTTTATGGATAAAACAGTGCCGCATCTGCATCTGGATGCGGATGAGCCGGAAGGAAACGCAGCAAAAAAAAGCCTGAGCAAAACGATGATGATGGTGATGGCAGTTGTGCTGCACAACATACCGGAGGGTATGGCGGTGGGCGTAGTGTTTGCCGGCATACAGGCCGGAGAGAGCAACATTACCATAGCCGGAGCCTACACGCTGGCGCTGGGGATTGCCATTCAGAATTTTCCGGAAGGGGCAATCATTTCTATGCCGCTGAAAAGCGTGGGACTGTCGAAGGGGAGAGCCTTTCTGTATGGGGTTTTGTCGGGGGTTGTGGAGCCGCTGGCTGCAATTATTACCGTTCTTCTGACAGGTCTGATCACGCCGGTGCTTCCCTATCTGCTGGCATTCGCTGCAGGAGCCATGCTCTATGTGGTGGTAGAAGAACTGATACCGGAATCAGCGGAAGGAGCGCATTCCAATATAGGAACGCTGGCCTTTGCGCTGGGCTTTGTAATTATGATGATATTAGATGTTGCGTTGGGGTAG
- a CDS encoding DUF6483 family protein yields the protein MDYEQDYIMRMIKDMTRMIAKLLLGKDAPQYMLPDAQPDDKGLDGDSGSFYRRLIQMADAGEINEAENLLTDYLDQGSGSKEELEVALGFYVYINEMSNDFLDEHEYSREEIYQGLESLSTQFGVSGLTIRMPGV from the coding sequence ATGGATTATGAACAGGATTATATCATGCGGATGATTAAGGATATGACAAGGATGATTGCCAAGCTGCTGCTGGGCAAGGATGCGCCGCAGTATATGCTTCCGGACGCGCAGCCGGACGACAAAGGGCTGGACGGAGATAGCGGCAGTTTTTACCGCCGGTTGATACAGATGGCGGACGCAGGGGAGATCAATGAGGCTGAAAATCTCCTTACGGATTATCTGGACCAGGGGAGCGGAAGCAAAGAAGAGCTGGAGGTGGCATTGGGTTTTTATGTCTATATCAATGAAATGTCCAACGATTTTCTGGATGAACATGAGTATTCCAGGGAAGAAATATATCAGGGACTGGAGTCATTGTCCACACAGTTTGGGGTCTCCGGGCTCACCATCCGTATGCCAGGCGTCTGA
- a CDS encoding EamA family transporter, translating into MWVLLAFGSALFAGMTAILSKCGMRNIDSDAGTAVRTCVVLVFAWIMAGLGGAVGTISEIPGQTWVFLILSGAATGASWIFYYRALQLGDVNKVTPIDKSSTVLTMLLAVIFLGEKLTLLKAVCMALIGAGTFLMIQKKEADSEKTTKRRWILYALLSAVFASLQSILGKLGIENVDSNLGTAIRTCVVLVMAWLIVLARGKAGAVREIKGTGWLFLILSGFATGASWLCYYGALHDEAAQASVVVPVDKLSIVVTVLFSWIFLKERLSKKAAGGLVLIVAGTLLLLL; encoded by the coding sequence ATGTGGGTATTGCTGGCATTTGGTTCCGCTCTGTTTGCCGGAATGACTGCTATTCTGTCAAAATGCGGTATGAGAAATATTGATTCAGATGCGGGTACGGCTGTCAGAACCTGTGTGGTACTTGTTTTTGCCTGGATCATGGCGGGACTGGGTGGGGCTGTTGGAACGATCAGTGAGATTCCGGGGCAGACCTGGGTATTTCTGATACTGTCGGGGGCTGCAACCGGGGCGTCCTGGATCTTTTATTACAGGGCTTTGCAGCTGGGGGACGTCAATAAGGTAACACCTATTGATAAGTCCAGTACAGTGCTGACCATGCTGCTGGCAGTGATCTTTCTGGGAGAGAAACTCACTCTGCTGAAAGCCGTCTGTATGGCCCTGATTGGAGCGGGGACGTTTTTAATGATTCAGAAGAAAGAAGCGGACAGTGAGAAAACAACGAAAAGGCGCTGGATACTGTATGCGCTGCTGTCTGCTGTCTTTGCCAGCCTTCAATCGATCCTGGGTAAGCTGGGGATTGAAAATGTGGATTCTAACCTGGGTACGGCCATAAGGACCTGTGTGGTTCTGGTTATGGCCTGGCTGATCGTGCTGGCAAGAGGAAAGGCGGGAGCGGTCCGGGAGATCAAAGGGACCGGCTGGCTGTTTTTAATCTTGTCTGGATTTGCGACAGGGGCGTCCTGGCTTTGCTATTACGGTGCGCTCCACGATGAAGCGGCCCAGGCCAGTGTAGTAGTGCCGGTTGACAAACTGAGCATTGTTGTGACCGTTTTATTCTCATGGATCTTCCTGAAAGAACGTCTGTCAAAAAAAGCTGCCGGAGGCCTCGTTCTGATTGTGGCCGGAACTTTACTTCTCCTATTGTAA
- a CDS encoding L,D-transpeptidase family protein, with product MAEKKKDTGQRPSRKGKGSGGAGTKKNTKQNPGQPPRTGVKPGSRRPAGTLTKQGAGQAGKSGAQAGKSGVKRGSGQSGKSSVKRGNGQPGKNGTKRGDGRAGGRPRAGKKAAGRQKNKTLLIVLTCLGIALAGTLGGIYIYKADYFSHHFYEGTRINGVDCSDMTVEEAEATIQKKINEYTLTIHERGGRTEALTAGQLRMEYLDDGKVHELMVQQDPWLWFVKLDGHKVFEVTAGFVYDVDGLSGLVDGLLCVTEYTAPADAYKAQEADGSWTIVPETEGSQVNRDQVYALIKEAIEGGKTEISLEDSGCYLKPAVYSSDEGLNAEVGRLNQIHNLTRANITLKLGTGGEPEALGRDVLSGWVLDDGAGNLSISREAAGNWVQELAGDSGIIGKKNFFRTTGGEILCLEKGDTTGWSLDVEKTADAVYQAVCEGYQGEIEPVYSRISSYTGEDVGGTYVEISIDQQKMWCYQNGVLVVETPVVTGNLSISGRATPKGGIWSVKWKAHPYHMKGPKQEDGSYEYEVDVDYWMPFNGDVGIHDLASRQEFGGSIYVTNGSHGCINTPYEAAKQIYGIVGKGTPVVVY from the coding sequence ATGGCAGAAAAGAAAAAAGACACAGGCCAGAGGCCCTCCAGGAAAGGAAAAGGCAGCGGAGGGGCCGGCACAAAAAAGAATACTAAGCAGAACCCGGGGCAGCCTCCCAGGACTGGTGTGAAGCCGGGAAGCAGGCGGCCTGCCGGAACTCTCACAAAACAGGGCGCCGGACAGGCAGGAAAATCTGGTGCGCAGGCCGGGAAGAGCGGCGTAAAGCGCGGGAGCGGGCAGTCCGGAAAGAGCAGCGTAAAGCGCGGGAACGGGCAGCCAGGAAAGAACGGTACCAAACGGGGCGATGGACGTGCGGGTGGCAGGCCGCGTGCGGGGAAGAAAGCGGCAGGAAGGCAGAAGAATAAAACGCTGCTGATCGTTCTGACCTGCCTTGGCATAGCCTTAGCAGGTACGCTGGGCGGAATTTATATTTATAAAGCCGACTATTTTTCGCATCATTTCTATGAAGGCACCCGGATCAACGGAGTTGACTGTTCGGATATGACGGTGGAAGAAGCGGAAGCGACCATACAGAAGAAAATTAACGAATATACCCTTACGATTCACGAGAGGGGCGGGCGCACAGAAGCGTTAACGGCAGGACAGCTTCGGATGGAGTATCTTGATGATGGAAAGGTCCATGAACTGATGGTGCAGCAGGACCCCTGGCTCTGGTTCGTAAAGCTGGACGGCCACAAGGTCTTTGAGGTAACGGCCGGGTTCGTCTATGATGTGGATGGGCTGAGCGGTCTGGTGGATGGGCTTCTGTGTGTGACTGAATATACGGCCCCGGCTGACGCATATAAGGCGCAGGAGGCTGACGGAAGCTGGACCATAGTTCCGGAAACGGAAGGGAGCCAGGTGAACCGGGACCAAGTGTATGCGCTGATAAAGGAAGCGATTGAGGGTGGTAAGACAGAGATTTCGCTGGAGGACAGCGGGTGCTACCTGAAGCCGGCAGTGTATTCCAGCGATGAAGGGCTGAATGCGGAGGTCGGCCGTTTGAATCAGATTCACAACCTGACCCGGGCGAATATTACGCTGAAGCTGGGGACCGGAGGTGAGCCGGAGGCATTGGGGCGTGACGTCCTGAGCGGATGGGTTCTTGATGACGGTGCCGGAAATCTCTCGATTTCCAGGGAGGCGGCCGGGAACTGGGTTCAGGAATTGGCTGGCGACAGCGGTATCATCGGTAAGAAAAACTTTTTCAGAACTACCGGCGGTGAAATTCTCTGTTTGGAAAAGGGCGACACTACCGGGTGGAGCCTGGATGTGGAGAAAACTGCGGATGCGGTCTATCAGGCGGTCTGTGAAGGATACCAGGGAGAAATAGAGCCTGTTTACAGCCGGATATCCTCTTACACGGGAGAAGATGTGGGCGGAACCTATGTGGAAATCAGCATAGACCAGCAGAAGATGTGGTGTTATCAAAACGGCGTTCTGGTGGTGGAGACACCCGTCGTTACAGGGAATTTGTCCATATCCGGGAGAGCTACCCCCAAAGGCGGCATCTGGAGTGTAAAATGGAAAGCCCACCCCTATCACATGAAAGGGCCGAAGCAGGAAGACGGCAGTTATGAGTATGAAGTAGATGTTGACTACTGGATGCCTTTTAACGGGGATGTGGGAATACATGATCTGGCGAGCCGTCAGGAATTCGGAGGGAGCATTTATGTGACGAACGGTTCCCATGGCTGTATTAACACGCCCTATGAAGCGGCGAAGCAGATCTACGGCATAGTTGGGAAGGGTACGCCAGTAGTTGTATATTGA
- a CDS encoding glycoside hydrolase family 2 protein, with amino-acid sequence MITTQLITEWGERLDPNHVLEEYPRPQLMRDSWLSLNGFWDYAFTDTPDYPDFFEGTILVPFSPESLLSRVHRQLMPDGYLWYERTLPIHSILSEKRCILHFGAADQCALVLLNGRKACRHVGGYLPFETDITKYLEEGENTLTVRIQDFTDQSYHSRGKQSLRPDGMFYTAQSGLWQTVWLEWVPDTYIRDFRITPDIDAETVRFDLAFSGAPGKAAACPVQYRIYQDGQCVVSGSSLRPSFTVSLPDPHLWTPEDPHLYLVKLTAGEDTVTGYFAMRSYTIERDGGNIPRFCLNHSSLFLNGVLDQGYWPDGLYTAPSDEALIYDIRKMKELGFNLLRKHGKIEPARWYYHCDRLGMIVWQDMVNGGGYFKGPHTWIPNVLLPFQKGISDTSGNYWFFGRRNQKGREEFVREAAHTMALLSHFPSVATYVLFNEGWGQFEASRLTSVLKRRFPGSLIDSASGWFDQGCGDYDSLHIYFHKLSLRGGGKRRCCVLSEYGGFACRIPGHMAVTKGFGYRDTQSPAKFRQAFHSALEKEMPSLVAQGLSAAIFTQLSDVEGELNGILTYDRKICKLDP; translated from the coding sequence ATGATAACGACACAGCTAATTACTGAGTGGGGAGAACGCCTGGACCCCAACCACGTTCTCGAAGAATATCCCCGGCCCCAGCTCATGAGGGATTCCTGGCTCAGCCTGAATGGCTTCTGGGACTACGCCTTTACGGACACGCCGGATTATCCGGACTTTTTTGAAGGCACCATCCTTGTGCCATTTTCTCCTGAATCTCTGCTTTCACGGGTCCACCGCCAGTTGATGCCGGACGGGTATCTCTGGTATGAACGCACCCTGCCCATCCATTCAATTCTGTCCGAAAAGCGCTGCATCCTGCATTTCGGGGCAGCCGACCAATGCGCCCTGGTCTTATTGAACGGCCGGAAGGCCTGCCGGCATGTGGGCGGATATCTTCCATTTGAGACAGATATCACGAAATATCTGGAAGAAGGGGAAAATACGCTCACCGTGCGCATTCAGGATTTTACAGACCAATCCTATCACAGCCGGGGGAAACAGAGCCTGCGCCCGGACGGCATGTTCTACACTGCCCAGAGCGGACTGTGGCAGACCGTGTGGCTGGAATGGGTGCCCGATACATATATCAGAGACTTCCGGATAACGCCTGACATCGATGCAGAAACCGTCCGCTTTGATCTGGCCTTCTCCGGCGCTCCTGGCAAAGCGGCTGCCTGCCCTGTTCAATACCGGATCTACCAAGACGGGCAGTGTGTTGTCAGTGGTTCCTCTCTCAGGCCCAGTTTCACGGTTTCCCTCCCGGATCCTCATCTCTGGACGCCGGAAGACCCTCATCTCTATCTGGTAAAACTGACAGCCGGGGAAGATACTGTGACCGGCTACTTTGCCATGCGTTCCTATACTATCGAACGCGACGGAGGGAACATCCCCCGCTTCTGTCTGAACCACAGCTCCCTTTTTCTTAACGGCGTCCTGGACCAGGGTTACTGGCCGGACGGCCTGTACACGGCTCCTTCGGATGAGGCGCTCATCTATGATATCCGCAAAATGAAAGAACTGGGGTTTAACCTTCTGAGAAAACACGGAAAAATCGAACCGGCCCGGTGGTATTACCACTGTGACCGGCTGGGCATGATCGTCTGGCAGGATATGGTGAACGGAGGAGGATATTTTAAAGGGCCCCACACCTGGATACCCAATGTGCTGCTTCCATTCCAGAAGGGGATATCCGATACGTCGGGCAATTACTGGTTCTTCGGCCGCAGAAACCAGAAGGGCCGTGAAGAATTTGTTCGTGAGGCTGCCCATACGATGGCGCTGCTGTCACATTTTCCCAGTGTAGCCACCTATGTCCTTTTCAATGAGGGCTGGGGGCAGTTCGAGGCTTCCCGCCTGACCTCCGTCCTGAAACGCCGCTTTCCGGGAAGCCTGATCGATTCCGCCAGCGGCTGGTTCGACCAGGGCTGCGGCGACTACGACAGCCTCCACATTTATTTTCACAAGCTCTCCCTGAGGGGCGGCGGAAAAAGACGGTGTTGTGTCCTGTCTGAGTACGGCGGCTTTGCCTGCCGTATACCGGGCCACATGGCCGTAACTAAGGGCTTCGGCTATCGGGATACGCAGTCCCCCGCTAAATTCCGGCAGGCGTTCCATAGCGCCCTGGAAAAAGAGATGCCCTCCCTGGTGGCCCAGGGGCTTTCCGCTGCCATCTTCACCCAGCTCTCAGACGTGGAGGGCGAATTAAACGGGATTCTGACCTATGACAGAAAAATCTGCAAGCTCGACCCATAA
- a CDS encoding manganese catalase family protein, translated as MWNYEKRLQYPVNITKPNAMLAQVIISQYGGPDGEMGASMRYLSQRFAAPNRMAMGVLNDVGTEELAHLEMVSTIVHQLTCNLTMEEIEKSGFANYYVDHTTGIWPQAAGGIPFNACEFQSKGDPLTDLFEDLAAEQKARSTYDNILRLVKDPEVADPIRFLRAREVVHFQRFGEAIRSVQEQLDFKNFYAFNPSFDAPVTCPPCDCDE; from the coding sequence ATGTGGAATTATGAGAAAAGACTTCAGTATCCTGTAAATATTACAAAACCGAACGCTATGCTGGCGCAGGTTATCATCAGCCAGTACGGTGGTCCTGACGGAGAAATGGGCGCTTCCATGCGTTATCTCTCTCAGCGTTTTGCAGCCCCGAACCGGATGGCCATGGGCGTTTTAAACGACGTCGGAACAGAGGAGCTTGCTCATCTGGAAATGGTATCCACCATCGTACACCAGTTAACGTGCAACCTGACTATGGAGGAAATTGAAAAATCTGGTTTTGCCAACTACTACGTGGATCATACCACTGGCATATGGCCCCAGGCAGCAGGCGGAATTCCCTTCAATGCCTGTGAATTTCAGAGCAAGGGCGACCCTCTGACCGACTTGTTTGAAGACCTGGCGGCTGAGCAGAAGGCCCGTTCCACTTACGACAACATCCTCCGGCTGGTGAAGGATCCGGAAGTCGCCGACCCGATCCGTTTCCTCCGCGCACGTGAAGTCGTGCATTTCCAGCGTTTCGGAGAAGCAATCCGAAGCGTACAGGAACAGCTTGATTTCAAGAATTTCTACGCCTTCAACCCATCCTTCGACGCTCCTGTCACCTGTCCGCCCTGCGACTGCGACGAATAA
- a CDS encoding spore coat protein CotJB, which translates to MMQNKMSKEQLLCWINQVSFAVSDMILFLDTHPEDEEARAYFEEKSALRNEALDEYAHCYGPLTIDTANDTCSRSWEWVNQPWPWELNKKGGCR; encoded by the coding sequence ATGATGCAGAATAAAATGTCTAAGGAACAGCTTTTATGCTGGATCAATCAGGTTAGTTTCGCTGTCAGCGATATGATCCTGTTTCTGGATACCCATCCGGAAGATGAAGAGGCCCGCGCCTACTTCGAAGAAAAATCTGCCCTGCGCAATGAGGCTCTGGATGAATATGCACATTGCTATGGCCCTCTCACTATTGATACTGCCAACGACACCTGCTCCCGTTCCTGGGAATGGGTAAACCAGCCCTGGCCCTGGGAGCTGAATAAGAAGGGAGGCTGCCGTTAA
- a CDS encoding spore coat associated protein CotJA, with the protein MDNYRMNRGGCRQNMPNNCQPQQQPRRNNCQQPSGCSNTRDFSEMFRHLDDHLPVAMGYVPYQKWGKTFELCKALQVGTIFPDLCKPFCGKGGGVCR; encoded by the coding sequence ATGGATAATTATCGTATGAATCGGGGCGGATGCCGTCAAAACATGCCAAATAACTGTCAGCCGCAACAGCAGCCCCGCCGGAATAACTGCCAGCAGCCTTCCGGCTGTTCCAACACTAGAGATTTTTCTGAAATGTTCCGGCACCTGGACGATCACTTGCCTGTTGCTATGGGATATGTCCCCTATCAGAAATGGGGTAAAACTTTCGAATTATGCAAAGCTCTTCAGGTGGGGACTATTTTCCCTGACCTCTGCAAACCGTTTTGTGGGAAAGGAGGTGGCGTTTGTCGATGA